The region AAAGCAGGGACCAGGAGGAGGCGCGGCGGTTCTGTATTGCCATAAAGCAGCCGGGGACGGACCAGAAAGAAGTCCTGTACACAGGGGACAGCGTGGTGGACGCAAAGACAGCGGCAGGAGCCGGTGCGGATTTTGCCGGTGTGTTGACAGGAACAAAGTCGTCCCGGGATTTTGAACCCTTTGATCATGTATGTATTGCCTGGGATTTGGAGGAGCTGCTGAAAGCTTTGAAGCAGGAGAAATAAGAGAAACAGGGAGTTGTCTGCGTATAATCGAGTAGGAGGCGGTGATTAACCGCCGTCCTCTCACAGCACCGTA is a window of Enterocloster clostridioformis DNA encoding:
- a CDS encoding HAD hydrolase-like protein, which gives rise to MGISWFHRIISGSGRREEQREVQSRDQEEARRFCIAIKQPGTDQKEVLYTGDSVVDAKTAAGAGADFAGVLTGTKSSRDFEPFDHVCIAWDLEELLKALKQEK